The following DNA comes from Mucisphaera calidilacus.
CATACGGGCCATCCCGCCTACCCCCGAGCGACTCGATGAGTGGATCGGGCAACTGGGCAACGTCGAAACGACCGAGCAGCTTGTCGCCGCCGTGCGTGTCATGGGTGTCGCGACCCACGGCCTCAGGCTCCGACTTGACGAGAACACGATCGGCCGTGCTGCGGGCGAGTTCATTCAGGCGTATCTGCGAGCCTCGCCCGAGGCTCAGTCCTATCTGATGCTCGTGATGTCCCCGGAAACGGATATCAACCACACGCTCAAGCCCGTGCTAGAGGACGCCGCCACATCCGAGGATGACATGGTCCGTATGGCCTATCTGCTCAGGCACGCCAACACGCTCAACGACCCTGCTCTAGCTGGAGCCATCGAGAGCGACCAACCCAGTCTTCGGCAGTTCGCTGTTGCCTATCAGGAGTATCTCCGACTCATACAGACGCTCATGGAGCAGGCCGGTCAGCAGCAGCAGGGGGATGCTCCCAGAAGCGGCTACATCGGGCTGCCCACCGCCGAAGAAATCCTGCGCGCCCCCGACGAGGACGACCCTTTTGCCACGCCGGACGAGTCTGACAACCAGTGACTGGCTGATCCTGATCGATATCGACGGCACCCTGATGACAACCGCCGGCATCGGGCCCGTTCTCATGAAGCGTGCCGCTGATCAGGCCCTCGACGCAAACCTTAGCTTCGAGCGTGTTGATTTTTCCGGCAACCTCGACCCGTTGATCGTTGCCGAAGCCGCACGGCACGCCGACCACCCCTGGGACGAGCAGCAGCACGGACGTTTTCGTGCCGCCTATGCCGACACCGTCCGCGACTGGCTGCGCACCACGCCGCCAACGCTGCTCCCCGGCGCCCACAATCTCGTCAACCAGCTCGCCGAGGCATCCATCCCTCGTGGCCTCCTGACCGGTAACTACCCCGAAACCGCGCAGCTCAAGATCGACGCCAGCGGGCTCGACTTCAACACGTTCACCGCCTCCGCCTTCGGTTCCGACGGGCCTGATCGGCCTGCGCTGGTCCGCAAGGCACGCCAGCGACACACACATGACGTTCCCGACGCCAACGTGGTGGTCATCGGCGACACGCCCCGCGACGTCCACTGTGCCCGCGCCAACAACTGCACCGCTCTGGCTGTGACCACCGGGCGATTCTCGCACGAGGATCTGGCCGATGCTGGAGCGGATCACGTCATGGACAGCCTGGACGAGGCGATCGTCATTCTCGCCGACCTGGGTGCCCCGCTCTGATCAGATTTACTCTGCCTCGGCTCGCAGCGTCATGGGGATGGGCTCGGCATCGATCGTCGCCAGCCGACCGCCGTCCGACGCGCCCGTCATGATGCCCCCGCCGAACAGGCCGAAGACAACGGCCAGCACCGCCGCAAAACACGCAGCCCCCACAGCGACCGGGCCATACGAGACCCCCGCGGAAGGCCGCTCCGAGGTCTGGAGCATCACAGCACTCGCAAGCCGAAGGTAGTAGCCGGCGGATATCGCCGAGTTCACGAGCAGAACCACAATCAGTGTGACGTAGCCGGCACTCAGGGCCGACGTCATGATGTGAAGCTTGCCAACGAAACCAACCAGCGGCGGCAACCCCAGCAGTGACAAGGAACCGATCGCCAACGAAGCCGCCAGCCATGGATTCGACGCACGCAGTCCCTTCAGGTCGTCGTAGCTGTGCCCCGCCTCCGGCTCGTCACGCAGCGCAGCCATCGCCGCGAAGCAAGCCACCGTCCCCGCCGCATACGCGGGCAGATAAAAGAGCAACGCAGCCAGACCACTCGAAGCACCGGAGGTATCCGGCCCCACCACGAGAGGGACCAGCAGGTAGCCCGAGTGTGCGACCGACGAATAGGCCAGCATCCGCTTCACGTTGCTCTGAATCGCCGCCAGCAGATTGCCCGCCGTCATCGTGAGCACCGCCATCGAGGCCACCAGGAATCCGATGATCTCGCCCGCGTCCACGCCCATCGGGTTCTTATCGAGAGGCCATCCGATCAGGCCCAGCAGCAGGATCAGCGCTCCGAAACCGGCGGCTTTCGGGATGACCGCGAGGAAGGCCGAAACTGGGGTAGATGCGCCCTGGTAGACGTCCGCCGCGTAAAAGTGCATCGGGAAAGCAGCCAGCTTGAAGCCAACGCCGAGTATGGCCAGCACGAAGCCCGTGACAAGCAGCGGAGAGAACGTAGCCGTCGCGGCGACCTCTGCCGAGATGGCTGCACGGATCACAGCCAGCTCGGTTGATCCCGTGGCCCCGTAGATAAGAGCAAAGCCGTACAGGAAGATCGCCGCAGCAAAGGCACCAAGAAAGAAGTATTTGACCCCAGCCTCCTGAGCGGCGT
Coding sequences within:
- a CDS encoding HAD family hydrolase is translated as MPRRTSLTTSDWLILIDIDGTLMTTAGIGPVLMKRAADQALDANLSFERVDFSGNLDPLIVAEAARHADHPWDEQQHGRFRAAYADTVRDWLRTTPPTLLPGAHNLVNQLAEASIPRGLLTGNYPETAQLKIDASGLDFNTFTASAFGSDGPDRPALVRKARQRHTHDVPDANVVVIGDTPRDVHCARANNCTALAVTTGRFSHEDLADAGADHVMDSLDEAIVILADLGAPL
- a CDS encoding NADH-quinone oxidoreductase subunit N, with the protein product MDSLIDKLQSLWPELLLLIGAVVCLGFGLAKTRSTRELTAGVAALFLLAAGVLAGSGLVPTSNGVGLGAAADFLRVFFPVTGFVLVLVAAGVPGRLLQVQSAEDGSDFQPERSSRGEFFAFMLLSVCGAMLTAGADDLVWLFLALELTSLPTYVMVATGRRDDAAQEAGVKYFFLGAFAAAIFLYGFALIYGATGSTELAVIRAAISAEVAATATFSPLLVTGFVLAILGVGFKLAAFPMHFYAADVYQGASTPVSAFLAVIPKAAGFGALILLLGLIGWPLDKNPMGVDAGEIIGFLVASMAVLTMTAGNLLAAIQSNVKRMLAYSSVAHSGYLLVPLVVGPDTSGASSGLAALLFYLPAYAAGTVACFAAMAALRDEPEAGHSYDDLKGLRASNPWLAASLAIGSLSLLGLPPLVGFVGKLHIMTSALSAGYVTLIVVLLVNSAISAGYYLRLASAVMLQTSERPSAGVSYGPVAVGAACFAAVLAVVFGLFGGGIMTGASDGGRLATIDAEPIPMTLRAEAE